From Rickettsia endosymbiont of Ceutorhynchus obstrictus, a single genomic window includes:
- a CDS encoding cupredoxin domain-containing protein encodes MRNIILLLSSIGFLLVIIIIIAINKHPSKDTKEEILEVNIIIKNHKFTPNLIEVPKNTKLLLVIHNQDDIVEEFESNDLHRERIVMPNSSINIILAPLASGRYDFFGDFHQETAQGCLIVN; translated from the coding sequence ATGAGAAATATTATTTTATTATTAAGTTCAATAGGTTTTTTACTAGTAATAATTATAATTATCGCTATAAATAAGCATCCTAGTAAAGATACTAAAGAAGAGATATTAGAAGTAAATATTATTATAAAAAATCATAAATTTACTCCCAATCTGATTGAAGTACCTAAAAATACGAAATTACTGTTAGTTATTCATAACCAGGATGATATAGTAGAAGAATTTGAAAGTAATGATCTCCATCGAGAAAGAATAGTAATGCCTAACTCCTCTATAAATATTATACTTGCACCTTTAGCCTCCGGAAGATACGATTTTTTCGGTGATTTCCATCAAGAAACTGCTCAAGGCTGTCTTATTGTTAATTAG
- a CDS encoding palindromic element RPE4 domain-containing protein: MTEFLPLYLNVRTVVGLTTVSSLFTKIFLDTVVKPRYDTVLVIT; the protein is encoded by the coding sequence ATGACAGAATTTTTACCTCTTTATTTAAACGTTCGTACAGTAGTGGGCTTGACCACGGTATCCAGTCTTTTTACTAAGATTTTTCTGGATACCGTGGTCAAGCCACGGTATGACACCGTACTTGTAATAACCTAA